One genomic segment of Thermodesulfobacteriota bacterium includes these proteins:
- the nth gene encoding endonuclease III, protein MTRGKGAAPVGEVLDFLAREYPEARILLDCRGPFELLVATVLAAQCTDERVNKVTPELFRSFPGPAEIAEAGQEEIEELVRSTGFYRNKAKALRELSAAVVRKHGGEVPRTMEELTALPGVGRKTASVLLGACFGTPALPVDTHVARVSFRLGLTGSKDPERIEEDLAGSIPRERWWEFTTRLGWHGRKVCVARKPRCPQCGLERVCPKRGLAGRSGP, encoded by the coding sequence ATGACCCGCGGGAAGGGAGCGGCTCCCGTGGGGGAAGTCCTCGATTTTCTCGCCCGGGAGTATCCCGAGGCGCGGATCCTGCTCGACTGCCGCGGCCCGTTCGAGCTGCTGGTCGCCACGGTCCTCGCCGCGCAGTGCACCGACGAGCGGGTCAACAAGGTGACCCCGGAGCTGTTCCGCTCCTTCCCCGGTCCCGCGGAGATCGCGGAGGCGGGGCAGGAGGAGATCGAGGAGTTGGTCCGCTCCACGGGGTTCTACCGGAACAAGGCGAAGGCGCTGCGGGAACTGTCGGCGGCGGTCGTGCGGAAGCACGGGGGCGAAGTGCCCCGGACGATGGAGGAGCTCACCGCCCTTCCGGGCGTGGGGAGGAAGACCGCCTCCGTCCTGCTGGGCGCCTGCTTCGGGACGCCAGCTCTGCCGGTGGACACGCACGTCGCCAGAGTTTCTTTCCGCCTCGGCCTGACCGGGTCGAAGGATCCGGAGCGCATCGAGGAGGATCTCGCAGGTTCGATCCCCCGGGAGCGATGGTGGGAGTTCACCACGCGCCTGGGGTGGCACGGCAGGAAGGTGTGCGTCGCCAGGAAACCGCGGTGCCCGCAGTGCGGGCTGGAGCGCGTGTGCCCCAAGCGGGGCCTCGCGGGGAGGAGCGGGCCATGA
- a CDS encoding AMP-binding protein — MIIRDILEHNARIHPSKVALSERNEEVTYLELRRRVRKRAAALQRLGISRGDRAAILAHNTIGSVEFFFAVTHIGASVVQLHPTLVGREMASVLQDAEVKALFHEADLGGKIEEIRAFLPQIPDILRMDDPRLTLPEGEEGPEEDPAVEAKDIALVVYTSGPTGRPRGAMLSHRNLMAASVYSAMELGFSRRNVYLSCATLPYLGGIGRMLRFFHVGASIILQREFEPIEVLRTIERRSVTHVVLTPSMMYRILDAPSASRFNLSTLQMLLYGGAWISVDLLRRSIGFFRCGLVQSYAHVETSGVLTFLHEEDHSMDENLPYMKKLMSAGQEAVGVQVRVVNEEGREVPRGMVGEVIVRGRNVFEGYLHDPKGTAEVLRNGWLYTGDMAAVDEEGYIYIVDRKRDTLMVESVTVSLKEIETIVAEHPSVKEAAVVGRPDYTMGEVPVAVVVLKEGEKEDPEGILEHCRRNMAPFKVPRSVEFVSVFPRNAQGKVLKATIRDRIAARRR, encoded by the coding sequence ATGATCATCCGCGACATCTTAGAGCACAACGCACGGATCCATCCCTCCAAGGTCGCCCTCTCCGAGCGCAACGAGGAGGTCACCTACCTCGAGCTGCGCCGGAGGGTCCGGAAACGCGCGGCGGCGCTGCAGCGGCTCGGAATCTCCCGGGGCGACCGGGCCGCGATCCTGGCCCACAACACCATCGGCTCGGTCGAGTTCTTCTTCGCGGTGACGCACATCGGGGCGTCGGTCGTGCAGCTCCATCCCACGCTGGTGGGGCGGGAGATGGCCTCCGTCCTCCAGGACGCGGAGGTCAAGGCGCTGTTCCACGAGGCGGACCTCGGCGGGAAGATCGAGGAGATCCGCGCGTTCCTTCCGCAGATCCCGGACATCCTCCGCATGGACGATCCGCGCCTCACCCTTCCCGAGGGCGAGGAGGGGCCGGAGGAGGACCCGGCCGTGGAGGCGAAGGACATCGCGCTGGTGGTCTACACCAGCGGTCCCACCGGCCGTCCGCGGGGGGCGATGCTCTCCCACCGGAACCTCATGGCGGCGTCGGTCTACTCCGCCATGGAGCTCGGCTTCTCCCGGAGGAACGTCTACCTCTCCTGCGCGACGCTGCCGTACCTGGGCGGAATCGGGCGGATGCTCCGCTTCTTCCACGTCGGCGCGTCGATCATCCTCCAGAGGGAGTTCGAGCCGATCGAGGTTCTGCGAACCATCGAGCGGCGCTCCGTCACGCACGTCGTCCTCACCCCGTCGATGATGTACCGGATCCTCGACGCCCCTTCCGCGTCGCGGTTCAACCTGTCGACCCTCCAGATGCTGCTGTACGGCGGCGCATGGATCTCCGTGGACCTTCTCAGGCGCTCCATCGGCTTCTTCCGCTGCGGCCTCGTCCAGTCGTACGCGCACGTGGAGACCAGCGGCGTCCTCACCTTCCTCCACGAGGAGGACCACTCCATGGACGAGAACCTGCCGTACATGAAGAAGCTCATGTCCGCCGGGCAGGAGGCGGTCGGCGTGCAGGTCCGCGTGGTGAACGAGGAGGGGCGCGAGGTGCCCCGGGGGATGGTGGGCGAGGTCATCGTGCGGGGGAGGAACGTGTTCGAAGGGTACCTGCACGACCCGAAGGGGACCGCAGAGGTCCTCCGGAACGGGTGGCTCTACACCGGGGACATGGCGGCCGTCGACGAGGAGGGGTACATCTACATCGTCGACCGGAAGCGGGACACCCTGATGGTGGAGAGCGTCACGGTCAGCCTCAAGGAGATCGAAACCATCGTGGCCGAGCATCCCTCGGTGAAGGAGGCCGCCGTCGTCGGCCGCCCGGACTACACGATGGGCGAGGTCCCCGTGGCGGTCGTCGTGCTGAAGGAAGGGGAGAAGGAGGACCCCGAGGGGATCCTCGAGCATTGCCGGAGGAACATGGCGCCGTTCAAGGTGCCCCGCTCGGTGGAATTCGTGAGCGTGTTCCCGCGCAACGCGCAGGGGAAAGTCCTGAAGGCGACGATCCGGGACCGGATCGCGGCCCGTCGGCGGTAG
- the amrA gene encoding AmmeMemoRadiSam system protein A gives MYLDPQEREALLGIVRRTLEDYLKDRNVTAVGHASGKLAAPGAAFVTLKKAGRLRGCIGYTDAVAPLYKVVQECAVAAATEDPRFPPVTAGELPSLDVEISVLTPMVPIRPEEVEVGRHGLMVSQGGRRGLLLPQVPLELGWDRDTFLDQTCVKAGLPPGAWRRGATLQAFTAEWFGEA, from the coding sequence ATGTATCTCGACCCGCAGGAGCGGGAAGCGCTTCTCGGGATCGTCCGCAGGACGCTCGAGGACTATCTCAAGGACCGCAACGTGACCGCAGTAGGACACGCGTCCGGGAAGCTCGCCGCGCCCGGGGCGGCGTTCGTCACCCTGAAGAAAGCGGGGCGGCTTCGGGGATGCATCGGCTACACGGACGCCGTTGCGCCGCTGTACAAGGTGGTGCAGGAGTGCGCCGTGGCCGCGGCCACCGAAGACCCGAGGTTCCCGCCGGTCACCGCCGGGGAGCTGCCTTCCCTCGACGTCGAGATCTCCGTCCTCACGCCCATGGTTCCCATCCGTCCCGAAGAGGTCGAGGTGGGGCGGCACGGGCTGATGGTATCGCAGGGAGGGCGGCGCGGGCTTCTGCTCCCGCAGGTGCCGCTGGAGCTCGGGTGGGACCGGGACACGTTCCTGGACCAGACGTGCGTGAAGGCGGGCCTGCCGCCCGGCGCTTGGCGGCGCGGGGCGACGCTGCAGGCGTTCACCGCGGAGTGGTTCGGGGAGGCTTAG
- a CDS encoding HD domain-containing phosphohydrolase, with protein sequence MKLPLESVQQPFLAGRLGARILVVDDEEFLRFLVREWLEQAGYAVEEAANGREALDKIDGNGYMYDILLTDIRMPVMDGISLLKEWTKRSPWTAGVVMSANADLDVAVSALKLGACDYLTKPFGSDVLLITLENALRKKELERQVEDYRVNLEKKVMEQTDEINLMYVRSIDAMANALEAKDCYTRGHSHRVTIYSVATAKEMGVSAPEVEDLRRAAELHDLGKIGVRESVLNKPSKLTPEEFEEVVRHPRISKSILEPIPFFRPLLPAILHHHERYDGRGYPAGLAGDEIPLASRIMAVADTFDAMTSTRAYRKALPVEAAAAELRRCAGTQFDPDIVPYFLTCQDRIRL encoded by the coding sequence ATGAAACTGCCCCTGGAATCCGTACAGCAGCCGTTTCTGGCGGGGCGCCTCGGCGCCCGCATCCTGGTCGTCGACGACGAGGAGTTCCTGCGTTTCCTCGTCCGCGAGTGGCTGGAGCAGGCCGGGTACGCCGTGGAGGAGGCGGCCAACGGGAGGGAAGCGCTCGACAAGATCGACGGCAACGGGTACATGTACGACATCCTCCTCACGGACATCCGGATGCCGGTCATGGACGGGATCTCCCTCCTCAAGGAATGGACGAAGCGCAGCCCCTGGACCGCGGGCGTCGTCATGTCGGCCAACGCCGATCTCGACGTCGCGGTCTCCGCGCTGAAGCTGGGGGCGTGCGACTACCTCACCAAGCCCTTCGGGAGCGACGTCCTGCTGATCACCCTCGAAAACGCCCTCCGGAAGAAGGAGCTCGAGCGGCAGGTCGAGGATTACCGGGTGAATCTCGAGAAGAAGGTGATGGAGCAGACCGACGAGATCAACCTGATGTACGTCCGCTCCATCGACGCGATGGCCAATGCGCTCGAAGCCAAGGACTGCTACACGCGGGGGCACTCGCACCGGGTGACGATCTACTCCGTGGCGACGGCGAAGGAGATGGGGGTTTCCGCGCCCGAGGTGGAGGATCTGCGGCGCGCGGCGGAGCTCCACGACCTGGGAAAGATCGGCGTCCGGGAGTCGGTCCTCAACAAGCCCTCGAAGCTGACCCCGGAGGAGTTCGAGGAGGTCGTCCGCCACCCTCGGATCTCCAAGAGCATCCTCGAGCCGATCCCGTTCTTCCGCCCCCTGCTCCCCGCCATCCTTCACCATCACGAGCGGTACGACGGCCGCGGCTACCCGGCCGGCCTCGCCGGCGACGAGATCCCCCTTGCGTCGCGCATCATGGCGGTGGCCGACACCTTCGACGCGATGACCTCCACCCGGGCGTACCGGAAGGCGCTGCCGGTGGAGGCGGCGGCTGCGGAGCTGCGCCGGTGCGCCGGGACGCAGTTCGACCCGGACATCGTCCCGTACTTCCTGACCTGTCAGGATCGGATCCGGTTATAA
- a CDS encoding DUF933 domain-containing protein: MEVGIFGNAGSGKSTLFRALAGPAEGASQGKNAGVCAIKVPDDRVDRLSEIFKPKKTTHVTVAFHDIDAGEPDPLSTQALAALKNVEVLVLVLRGFEDDFHPAPPGGLNPVREFRDMASAMLLSDYLVAQKRVERMTKEAKRDSEWTALNKAIAAFEKEIPLRDIELVGEEERAVSGFRFVTRLPMLLVLNVGEEAAGAVPYPELDKAAADAKLPLVRLCAKVEEEIAQLSPTEQAEFLREMGSGRSARDRLVRGAFDAMQYISFLTVGEDEVRAWNVRRGSTAVTAAGRIHSDLEKGFIRAEVIPSEDFLRCGSMAKAKTEGKLRLEGKEYVVKDGDIVHVRFNV, from the coding sequence GTGGAAGTGGGGATATTCGGAAATGCAGGTTCGGGCAAGAGCACGCTGTTCCGGGCGCTGGCGGGCCCGGCGGAAGGCGCGTCCCAGGGGAAGAACGCGGGCGTCTGCGCGATCAAGGTTCCCGACGACCGGGTCGACCGGCTGTCGGAGATCTTCAAGCCGAAGAAGACCACGCACGTCACGGTCGCCTTCCACGACATCGACGCCGGGGAGCCCGACCCGCTTTCGACGCAGGCGCTCGCCGCGCTGAAGAACGTGGAGGTCCTCGTCCTCGTCCTGCGGGGGTTCGAGGACGATTTCCACCCGGCGCCGCCGGGAGGGCTGAATCCCGTGCGGGAGTTCCGGGACATGGCCTCCGCGATGCTCCTCTCCGATTACCTCGTCGCGCAGAAGCGGGTCGAGCGGATGACGAAGGAGGCGAAGCGCGACTCCGAGTGGACCGCGCTGAACAAGGCGATCGCGGCGTTCGAAAAGGAGATCCCGCTTCGGGACATCGAGCTCGTGGGGGAGGAGGAGCGCGCCGTTTCCGGTTTCCGGTTCGTCACGCGGCTCCCGATGCTCCTGGTCCTGAACGTGGGGGAGGAGGCGGCTGGGGCTGTCCCGTACCCGGAGCTCGACAAGGCGGCGGCGGACGCGAAGCTCCCGCTGGTCCGCCTGTGCGCCAAGGTGGAGGAGGAGATCGCCCAGCTTTCCCCGACGGAGCAGGCCGAGTTCCTCCGGGAGATGGGGTCGGGGCGCTCCGCCCGCGACCGGCTGGTCCGCGGCGCCTTCGATGCGATGCAGTACATCTCCTTCCTGACGGTCGGCGAGGACGAGGTGCGCGCCTGGAACGTCCGGCGGGGGAGCACGGCGGTCACGGCGGCGGGCCGGATCCATTCCGACCTGGAGAAGGGATTCATCCGCGCCGAGGTCATCCCGAGCGAGGACTTCCTGCGGTGCGGATCCATGGCGAAGGCCAAGACGGAGGGGAAGCTCCGCCTCGAGGGGAAGGAATACGTCGTAAAGGACGGGGACATCGTCCATGTCCGGTTCAATGTGTAA
- a CDS encoding PIG-L deacetylase family protein encodes MPRRILFLLAHPDDETFGPGGTIAKYAAQGAEVHLAPATRGEAGMLGDPPVTDREHLGEVRSRELEEAAAVLGAAKVHFLGFLDGQLAGTPRELLVEAAVEAIRRVRPHVVVGFGPEGVSRHADHKTMCEVALTAFDRAGDPGWYPGHARTGAAPFAPFKLYQFELPREVLAAWELPLSGVPLEKLTTFIDTAGSAETKLRAFRCHRTQHKDVERILARPGFREFVRQETYVLARTRVAGLTFPEFDLLAGIPED; translated from the coding sequence ATGCCGAGACGGATCCTGTTTCTTTTGGCCCACCCGGACGACGAGACGTTCGGTCCGGGCGGGACGATCGCGAAGTACGCGGCGCAGGGGGCGGAGGTTCACCTCGCCCCCGCGACCCGCGGAGAGGCCGGGATGCTGGGCGATCCGCCCGTCACCGACCGGGAGCATCTCGGCGAGGTCCGGTCGCGCGAGCTGGAGGAGGCGGCGGCGGTCCTGGGCGCCGCGAAGGTCCACTTCCTCGGCTTCCTCGACGGGCAGCTCGCGGGCACGCCCCGCGAGCTCCTGGTGGAGGCCGCCGTCGAGGCGATCCGCCGGGTGCGCCCCCACGTGGTGGTCGGCTTCGGGCCGGAGGGGGTCTCCCGGCACGCCGACCATAAGACGATGTGCGAGGTCGCGCTTACCGCTTTCGACCGGGCGGGGGATCCCGGGTGGTATCCCGGCCATGCCCGGACCGGCGCCGCGCCGTTCGCCCCCTTCAAGCTCTACCAGTTCGAGCTCCCCCGGGAGGTCCTGGCGGCGTGGGAGCTGCCGCTGTCCGGAGTCCCCCTCGAAAAGCTCACCACCTTCATCGACACCGCGGGGTCGGCGGAGACAAAACTCCGGGCCTTCCGGTGCCATCGTACCCAGCACAAGGACGTGGAGCGGATCCTGGCGCGGCCGGGATTCCGGGAATTCGTCCGGCAGGAGACGTATGTCCTTGCCAGGACGCGGGTCGCCGGGCTAACCTTCCCCGAGTTCGACCTTCTGGCGGGAATCCCGGAAGACTGA